In Trichomycterus rosablanca isolate fTriRos1 chromosome 20, fTriRos1.hap1, whole genome shotgun sequence, one DNA window encodes the following:
- the mos gene encoding proto-oncogene serine/threonine-protein kinase mos, which produces MPSPIPVTRLLPTDFGLLVGVCSSPLTKHTGALTLRVPNRTVPTKLASRLWSSVIYWRELRDLEPIGSGGFGLVFKGSYLGETVAVKRVKCAKNKLASRQSFWAELNAAHLRHPNLVRVIAASTQANGDDVMGESGDSVIGTIVMEFAGEMNLQQVIYSPAEPLRPESYATDIVRALQHLHSQGIVHLDLKPANVILTRNGVCKLADFGCSVKVETQHASVCRSEIGGTYTHRAPELLKGHEVTPSVDVYSFGITLWQMFTREPPYEGDRQHIIYAVVAYELRPDLNKDVFSPTGPGCVFKELIGRCWSAEPSNRPTAEQLLTELCELSL; this is translated from the coding sequence ATGCCGTCTCCAATCCCCGTAACCCGCCTGCTGCCCACAGACTTCGGCCTGCTGGTGGGGGTGTGCAGCAGCCCTTTAACCAAACACACGGGCGCACTTACACTCCGCGTCCCGAACCGCACTGTTCCAACCAAACTCGCCAGCAGACTCTGGTCCTCTGTGATCTACTGGCGGGAGCTGCGCGATCTGGAACCCATCGGATCGGGTGGATTCGGCCTGGTGTTTAAGGGCTCCTACCTGGGCGAGACGGTCGCTGTGAAGCGGGTGAAGTGCGCAAAGAACAAACTGGCGTCGCGTCAGAGCTTTTGGGCCGAACTGAACGCGGCGCACCTGCGGCACCCAAACCTGGTGCGGGTGATCGCCGCCAGCACCCAAGCCAACGGCGATGATGTGATGGGGGAGAGCGGGGACAGCGTGATTGGCACGATCGTGATGGAGTTTGCTGGGGAGATGAACCTCCAGCAGGTGATCTACAGCCCCGCGGAGCCTCTGCGCCCTGAATCGTACGCCACCGATATAGTGCGCGCCCTCCAACACCTGCACTCCCAAGGCATCGTGCACTTGGACCTCAAACCTGCCAATGTGATCCTCACCCGGAACGGGGTGTGCAAACTGGCTGATTTCGGCTGCTCGGTGAAAGTGGAAACCCAGCACGCATCGGTTTGCAGGAGTGAGATCGGTGGTACGTACACGCACCGCGCACCAGAACTTCTTAAAGGACATGAGGTCACACCTAGTGTAGATGTCTACTCTTTTGGAATCACGCTTTGGCAGATGTTCACGCGTGAACCACCCTATGAAGGAGATAGGCAGCACATAATCTATGCCGTGGTGGCTTACGAACTGAGGCCTGACCTCAACAAGGACGTGTTTAGTCCCACTGGACCTGGCTGTGTGTTTAAGGAACTCATCGGTAGGTGCTGGAGTGCAGAACCGAGTAACCGACCCACTGCAGAGCAGCTTCTAACTGAACTCTGTGAGCTCTCACTTTGA
- the clptm1 gene encoding putative lipid scramblase CLPTM1, which produces MAAQETAATQQSTVSNGEVSSNGAATSDQVAQLGATAPDSQQQQQQQQQQQPNAWQVIKGVLFRIFIIWAISSWFRRGTSTPDPNTPAGAPRVPSRNLFPKDTLMDFYVYISENEVFSDFNNTEALFWFQQDLVYGDWSTGEAGDGCYERNLELDTPESVQQNGSLYIHLYFTKSGFHPDPKRKGQYRRLSTVHAARMLNKFKRRKFLKTKNLLTGETEADPEMIKRAESHGPVEIISHWHPNLTINMVDDHTAWVKGSVPPPLDQHVKFDAVSGDYYPIVYFNDYWNLQKDYYPINDTQEKLPLRLTFCPLSLWRWQLYAAQNARSPWNFMGEDTYEQSDEDQDSVKVALLETNPYLLGLTIVVSIVHSIFEFLAFKNDIQFWNSRQSLEGLSVRSIIFGVFQSLVVLLYILDNETNFVVQVSVFIGLLIDFWKITKVMDVRLDRENKIAGIFPRLVFKDKSTYVESSTKIYDDMAFKYLSWLLYPLFGCYAVYSLIYVEHKGWYSWVLSMLYGFLLTFGFITMTPQLFINYKMKSVAHLPWRMLTYKALNTFIDDLFAFVIKMPMMYRIGCLRDDVVFFVYLYQRWIYRVDPNRVNEFGTSGVENSAQPSAEDTATLALTDKPEGEKKND; this is translated from the exons ATGGCGGCGCAGGAGACCGCAGCAACACAGCAGTCCACTGTAAGCAACGGCGAG GTGAGCAGTAATGGTGCAGCTACCTCAGACCAGGTTGCACAGTTGGGTGCTACAGCACCGGActctcagcagcagcagcagcaacaacagcagcagcagcccaATGCATGGCAGGTCATCAAAGGCGTCCTCTTCCG GATCTTCATTATATGGGCCATCAGCAGCTGGTTCCGCAGAGGCACATCGACCCCAGACCCAAACACCCCTGCAGGTGCTCCTCGGGTGCCCAGCCGCAATCTCTTCCCTAAAGACACCCTAATG GATTTTTATGTGTACATATCTGAGAATGAGGTATTCTCAGACTTTAACAACACAGAAGCCCTGTTCTGGTTCCAGCAGGATCTGGTCTATGGAGACTGGAGCACAGGAGAAGCAGGGGATGGCTGCTACGAACGTAATTTAGAACTGGACACACCAGAG AGTGTCCAGCAGAACGGCTCTCTGTACATCCACTTGTACTTCACCAAGAGCGGCTTCCATCCAGATCCAAAACGCAAGGGCCAGTATCGCAGACTATCCACCGTCCACGCAGCACGAA TGCTGAACAAGTTCAAGCGAAGGAAATTTCTCAAGACCAAGAACCTGCTTACAGGAGAGACAGAAGCTGATCCTGAGATGATTAAG CGGGCAGAGAGTCATGGCCCTGTGGAGATCATATCCCACTGGCATCCCAACCTAACTATCAACATGGTGGACGATCATACAGCCTGGGTGAAAGGCTCTGTGCCTCCACCCCTTGACCAGC ATGTGAAGTTTGATGCTGTGAGCGGTGACTACTACCCTATAGTTTACTTCAACGACTACTGGAATCTGCAGAAAGACTACTATCCCATAAACGATACTCAAGAAAAGCTGCCTCTGCGCCTCACCTTCTGCCCGCTCTCTCTGTGGCGCTGGCAGCTGTATGCTGCCCAGAATGCCCGCTCACCCTGGAACTTTATGGGCGAGGACACGTACGAGCAGTCTGATGAGGACCAggattctgttaag GTGGCATTGTTGGAGACCAACCCCTACCTCCTGGGACTGACGATTGTTGTGTCAATTGTACACAGCATCTTTGAGTTCTTGGCTTTTAAGAATG ATATCCAGTTTTGGAACAGTCGCCAGTCTTTAGAGGGGCTGTCTGTACGCTCCATCATATTCGGGGTTTTCCAGTCACTTGTAGTGCTGCTTTACATCCTGGATAACGAGACCAACTTCGTGGTGCAGGTTAGCGTCTTCATCGGGCTGCTCATCGATTTCTGGAAGATCACTAAAGTTATGGACGTCAGG TTAGACAGAGAGAACAAGATTGCAGGAATATTTCCACGACTGGTATTCAAAGACAAATCCACTTATGTTGAATCTTCAACCAAAATCTATGATGAT ATGGCGTTTAAGTACCTGTCGTGGCTGCTCTACCCGCTTTTCGGGTGTTACGCCGTTTACAGCTTAATCTACGTAGAGCACAAAGGATGGTACTCGTGGGTGCTCAGTATGCTCTATGGTTTCTTGTTAACATTTG GTTTCATCACTATGACGCCACAGCTTTTCATCAACTACAAGATGAAGTCCGTGGCACATCTTCCATGGAGAATGCTCACCTATAAGGCGCTAAACACATTTATAGATGACCTGTTTGCCTTTGTCATTAAAATGCCCATGATGTACAGGATAGGCTGTCTTCGAGACG ATGTAGTGTTCTTCGTCTACCTGTACCAGAGGTGGATCTACAGAGTGGATCCCAACCGCGTCAACGAGTTTGGCACGAGTGGAGTAGAAAACTCAGCCCAGCCATCAGCAGAAGACACAGCCACCCTTGCCCTGACAGATAAACCAGAGGGGGAGAAGAAAAATGATTAA